The genomic segment GCGACGGACTGGAAGTCGTCGAGTACGGCGCAGCGCAGTGTCATCGGATCGGCTCTCCTCGGGCGGGTGTTCGACCCGACCATGATCGCTCACCGCGGACAGCGGGAGGAGACCGGGCCGGGACCACCCTCGCCCCCGGGCCGGGACCACCCCGGCGCGGGGGCGAGGGCGGTCCCGGATGAACCCGTCGGCTCAGCCGGTCCAGGTCCAGTCGGCCACCTCCGGCATGTCCTCGCCGAACTCGCGGATGTAGGCGTGGTGGCGGGTCCGTGCGTCGGCCATGGCCTGGCGGACCGCGACGGCGCGGACGCCGAGTCCGGGCACCCGGTCGACCACGTCCATGACGAGCCGGTACCGGTCGAGGTCGTTGCGGACCACCATGTCGAAGGGGGTGGTGGTCGTGCCCTCCTCCTTGTAGCCGCGTACGTGGAGATTGGCGTGGCCGGCCCGGCGGTAGGCGAGGCGGTGGATCAGCCACGGGTAGCCGTGGTAGGCGAAGATGACCGGCTTGTCGCGGGTGAAGAGGGCGTCGTACTCGGAGTCGGGCATGCCGTGCGGGTGTTCGCCGTGCGGCAGCAGCCGGGTCATGTCCACGACGTTCACCACGCGTACGGCGAGGTCGGGCAGATGGCGCCGGAGCAGGTCGGCGGCGGCCAGGGTCTCCAGGGTGGGGACGTCTCCCGCGCAGGCGAGCACCACGTCGGGTTCGCGGCTGCCGTTCTCCGTACCCGCCCACTCCCACACCCCGGCGCCCCGGGCGCAGTGGGCGCGGGCCTGGTCCATCGTCAGCCAGTCGAAGGTCGGCTGCTTCCCGGAGACGATCACGTTGACGTAGTCGCGGCTGCGCAGCACGTGGTCGGCGGTGGAGAGCAGGGTGTTGGTGTCCGGCGGCAGGTAGACGCGGACGACCTCGGGGCTCTTGTTGAGGATGTGGTCGACGAATCCGGGGTCCTGGTGCGAGAAGCCGTTGTGGTCCTGGCGCCAGACGTGCGAGCTGAGCAGGTAGTTCAGCGAGGCGATGGGGCGGCGCCAGGGAAGCCTGCGCGAGGTGCGCAGCCACTTGATGTGCTGGTTGACCATCGAGTCCACGATGTGGGCGAACGCCTCGTAGCTGGAGAAGAGCCCGTGGCGCCCGGTGAGCAGGTAGCCCTCCAGCCAGCCCTGGCAGAGGTGTTCGGAGAGGATCTCCATGACCCGGCCGTCGCGGGCGAGGTTCTCGTCGGTCGGCAGGATCTTCTCCTGCCACGCCTTGCCGCTCGCGCCGTAGACGGCGTCGAGCCGGTTGGACGCGGTCTCGTCCGGGCCGACGAGCCGGAAGTCCCGGCGCCCGGCGGTCGCGGCCATGACGCCTTCGAGGAGTTGGCCGAGCACCCGGGTGGGTTCGTGGGACGATGCGCCGGGCTTGTCGACGGTGACGGCGTGGTCGTCCAGCGGGGGCACCGGCAGATCGCGCAGGAGCAGACCACCGTTGGCGTACGGGGTCGCGCCGAGGCGGAGGTCGCCCTCGGGGATCACGGAGAGCACCTGCGCGGTGGGGCGCCCGGCGTCGTCGAAGAGTTCCTCGGGCCGGTACGAGCGCAGCCACGCTTCCAGTTGCCGCAGGTGGTCGCGGTTGTCGCGCACTCCGGAGAGCGGGACCTGGTGGGCGCGCCAGGTTCCTTCGACGGGCAGCCCGTCGACCTCTTCGGGCCCGGTCCAGCCCTTGGGCGTACGCAGGACGATCATCGGCCAGCGGGGACGCCCGGTGGACCGGCCGCCCCGGGCGGCGCGCTGGTACTCGCCGATCCGGTCCAGCGCGACGTCCAGCGCGGCGGCCAGTGCGCGGTGGACCTCTGCGGGATCGTCACCGCTGACGTGGATCGGGTCGTGGCCGTATCCGCGCAGCAGTTGGTCGAGTTCGTCCTCGGGGAGGCGGGCCAGGACCGTCGGGTTGGCGATCTTGTACCCGTTGAGGTGGAGGATCGGCAGGACGGCCCCGTCGTGCACCGGGTCGAGGAACTTGTTGGAGTGCCAGGAGGCCGCGAGCGGTCCGGTCTCGGCCTCGCCGTCCCCGATGACGCAGGCGACGAGCAGGTCGGGGTGGTCGAAGGCGGCGCCGTAGGCGTGGGTGAGGGCGTACCCCAGCTCGCCGCCCTCGTGGACGGAGCCGGGGGTCTCGGGGGCCACGTGGCTCGGCACTCCGCCGGGGAAGGAGAACTGCTTGAACAGCGCCCCCATCCCCTCGGCGTCCCGGCTGATGTCGGGGTACGTCTCCGAGTAACTGCCTTCCAGCCAGGAGTTGGCGAGTACGGCGGGGCCGCCGTGTCCTGGTCCCCAGACGCAGAGCGTCGGCCGGCTCCGCGCCTTGATCACCCGGTTGAGGTGGGTGTGGACGAGGTTGAGCCCGGGTGAGGTGCCCCAGTGGCCCAGCAGCCTCGGCTTGATGTGCTCGCGGGCGAGGGGCTGTTCCAGCAGCGGGTTCGCCATGAGGTAGATCTGGCCGGCCGCGAGGTAGTTGGCGGCCCGCCAGTGGGCGTCGAGGGCGGCGAGTTCGTCGTCGCTGAGCGCGGTGGTCGAGGGGGCCGGCTGCCCGGCGGTGCTGGTCACGAGGGAGTCTCCTCCTGAAGGGTGGACGCGACGGGGGTGGACGGGGCTCCGGCCCGGGTGGACGGGGCTCCGGCGCCGGTGGAGGCGGCTCCGTCCCGGGTGCGGCGGCAGGAAGGCAGCTGCCGGGGGTGCGGGGGCCGGGTCATGCCCCGCCGTCCCCCGTGGGGCCGTACCAGACGGTGGTCGCGTTGCAGAACTCGCGGATGCCGTGGCCGGCGAGCTCCCTGCCGTAGCCGGAGCGCTTCACCCCGCCGAAGGGCAGCGCGGGGTGGGAGGCGGTCATGCCGTTGAAGAAGACGCCGCCGGCCTCCAGGTCGCGGACGCACGCCGCCATGTCGTCCGGGTCGCGGGTCCACACGTTGGAACTGAGTCCGAAGGGCGTGTCGTTGGCGATCTCCAGGGCCTCGTCGAGCCCGGAGACCCGGTAGAGGGTCGCCACCGGGCCGAAGGTCTCCTCGCGGTGGATCCGCATCTCCGGGGTGATCCCCGCGAGGACGGTGGGCGCGTAGAACCAGCCGTGTTCCAGCTCTCCGCCGAGCCCCTCGGGCCGTCCCCCGCCGCAGAGCGCCTGAGCCCCCTTGCCGAGTGCGTCGTCGACGAGTTCCTCCAGGTCGGCGCGGCCCTGCTCGGTGGAGAGGGGGCCGACGTCGGTGGATTCCTGGAGCGGGTCGCCGACCGTGAGGGCGTCCATGGCGGCGGTGAAGCGTTCGGCGAAGGCGTCGTACACGTCGGTGTGGACGATGAACCGTTTGGCGGCGATGCAGGACTGTCCGTTGTTCTGGACCCGGGCGGTGACGGCGGTCTTCGCGGCCCGTTCGACGTCGGCGGAGGGCAGCACGAGGTAGGGGTCGCTGCCGCCGAGTTCGAGGACGGTCTTCTTCACGGTGTCCCCGGCGGTCGCGGCGACGGAGCGCCCGGCGGGCTCGCTGCCGGTGAGGGTGGCCGCGGCGACCCGGTCGTCGCGCAGGATCGCCTCGACGGCGCCGGAACCGATCAGGAGTGTCTGGAAGGCTCCGGCGGGGAAGCCGGCGCGACGGAACAGGTCGCCCAGGTAGAGGGCGGTCTGCGGGACGTTCGACGCGTGCTTGAGGAGCCCGGTGTTGCCCGCCATCAGCGCGGGCGCCGCGAAGCGGACCACCTGCCAGAGCGGGAAGTTCCACGGCATCACGGCGAGGACGACACCGAGCGGCCGGTAGTGGACCCGGGCGCGGGTGGCCCCGGAGTCCTTCACGTCCTCGTCCGCGGGGTGCTCGTCGGCCAGCAGCCGTTCGGCGTGGGCCGCGTACCAGCGCATGGCCTTGGCGCATTTGGCGGCCTCGGCGCGTGCGGCGGTCAGTGGTTTGCCCATTTCGAGGGTCATGGTGCGGGCGATGGCGTCGCGGTCGGCGTCCAGGAGGTCGGCGGCCTTCTCCAGCAGGGCGGCCCGCTCGGCGAAGCTCGTGGTGCGGTAGGTGCGGAACGTGTCGTACGCGGTGGCGATCCGCCGTTCGATCTCTGCCTCGCCGATGGCTTCGTACGTCTTCAGCGTTTCGCCGTTCGCGGGGTTGACCGTCGCGATGGGCATGGCTGTGGCCTCCTTGCCTGGGTTCTTCGACCGTCCCGCGCCTTCGCGCGCGGCGCAACGCGGGCCCGTCGCAGCGCCTACCCGGCCGTCGCGGATCATGCGCGCCGGGGGCACGCGATCCGGATCGGCCGGGCAGGAGGCCGGGAACGGTCAGGCGAGAGCCGTGGAAGGCAGCGGCCGGGACTCGGGGGCGGTGTCCGGCGGCGTACGGGGCAGCAGGCCGGTCGGGCGCGGCACCTCGGCGTACCGGGTGAACCAGACGACTTTGCCGTCACCGGTCCGGCAGCTGCCCCAGCTGTCGCTGAGCGCCATGACCCGGCTCAGTCCGCCGCCGGCGGCGAGCAGTCTCGGCATCCCCGCGCCGTTGTCGGCCACGGCCACCGTCAGATGGCGGCCGGTCCAGCGGAGTTCGATGACGCATTCGTTGTCGCCGCCGACGTGCCGGTGGACGTTGGTCAGAAGTTCCTCCAGCGCCCGGCAGACCGGGCCGACGTGCAGTTCGAGACTCCAGTGGCGCAGGTGCGCCGCGACGATGCGCCGCAGCTGGGAAACGCGTTCTGCCGACACCTGCAGTTCGACCAGATAGTGCCGGTCGAGTGGAACGGTCATCGTCGGGGCTCCTCACCGCGAGGCCCACGTGCGTGTCCGTCGTGAACCGACGACCCCTGAGCACGAAGCGTGAGCGGCCATCACTTCTGTGTCACTCCTCAGGGTGACGCCGCTGGGCCGGGTGCGCAACAGTTGGACCGTCGCCGCTGGTGGAGGCGGCCACGGGGTACGGAGCGTCCCGGACACCACCTACGGCAGGTACGGCAGGACCTTGTCCGGGGTGAGCGGGAGTCCGGTCAGCCGCGCCCCGGTGGCGTGGCGCACCGCGTTGCCGATGGCGGCGGCGGTGCCGACGATGCCGATCTCGCCGATCCCCTTGCTGCCCATCGGATTGAGGTGGGGGTCGTCCTCTTCGATCCAGTGCGCCTCCACGGCCGGCACGTCGGCACAGGCCGGTACGTGGTAGGCGGCGAGGTCGCTCTCGGTGAAGTCGCCGTACACCGGGTCCAGGGTGCTGCCCTCGGTCAGTGCCATCCCGATGCCCATGACCATGCCGCCGATGAACTGGGAGCGTGCGGTGCGGGCGTTGAGGATGCGTCCGGCGGCGTAGACGCCGAGCAGCCGGCGCACCCGGACCTCGCCGGTGAGGGAGTCGACGGCGGTCTCGGCGAAGTGGGCGCCGAAGGCGTGCCGGGCGTACGGGGACTCGGCGCCGGCCTCCTCCCCGGTGTCGGCGCGCACCGTGACGCCCTCGGCGGGCAGCGGCCCGGGGTGCGCGGCGAGCCGGGCGGCGAGGGCGGCCGCCGCCTTGTGCACCGCCCACCCCCAGGACGCGGTGCCGGAGGAGCCGCCGGCGAGCGGCGCGGTGGGCAGGTCGCTGTCGCCGAGGGCGACCCGGACCCGGTCGGCGCCGGTGGAGAGCGCCGCGGCCGCGATCTGGGCGAGGACGGTTCGGGCGCCGGTGCCGATGTCGGTGGCGTTCACCTCGACGAGGAAGCTCCCGTCGGCGGCGGCGTGCGCGGAGGCCGAGGAGGGCCCGACGAGGACGGGGTACGTCGCCGAGGCCACGCCGGTACCGAGCAGCCAGCGCCCTTCCTGGCGGGAGGCGGGGCGGCGGTCGCGGTCGTACCAGCCGAAGCGCTCGGCGCCCTCGCGCAGGCAGGCGACGAGGTTGCGGCTGCTGAACGGCTTCCCCGAGTCGGGCTCGGTGGCGGGTTCGTTGCGTACCCGCAGCTCGACGGGGTCGATGCCGAGCGCGCAGGCCAGTTCGTCCATCGCGGACTCCAGGGCGTACATCCCGGACGCCTCACCGGGGGCGCGCATCCACGAGGGGCTCGGGACGTCGAGGGCGGCCACCCGGTGCACGGTCCGGCTGTGCGGGGAGGCGTACATGATCCGGGCCGGTACGGCGGCCTGTTCCACGAACTCCTTGACGGTGGAGGTGTGGGTGGTGACCTCGTGGCAGAGGGCGGTGATCACGCCGTCGTCGTCGGCGCCGATCCGGACGCGGTGCACGGTGGGCGCGCGGTGGCCGACGACGGCGGGCAGGTGCTTCCTCGGCAGAGCGAGCTTCACGGGCCGGCCGGTGTGCAGCGCGGCCATGGCGGCGAGCACCACCTGGGGGCGCGGGGTGCCCTTCGAGCCGAAGCCGCCGCCGACGTGTTCGGAGATCGCGGTCACCCGGCCGGTGTCGATGCCGAAGACGGCGGCCAGGGTGTCGCGGACCGTGCTGGAGCCCTGGCTGGAGTCGTGGACGGTCAGCCGGCCGTCCGCCCACTGGGCGGTGGTGGCGTGCGGCTCCATGGGGTGGTTGTGCAGGGGGCTGATCCGGTACGTCGTGTCGATCCGGTTCTCCGCGTCCTGGTAGGCCCGCGTGAAGTCGCCGCGTTCGCGGACGGCCGGGAAGCCGCCGTTGGCCTTCTCGGGGGTGTACAGCCCGGCGTGGTCGTCGGTGAGGACGACGTCGTGCGGTTCGCGCGCGTACTCGACGACCACGGCGTCGGCTCCTGCCCGGGCCGCTTCGAGGCTGTCGGCCACCACCAGCGCGACGTACCAGCCCCGGTGCGGGACCCGGTCGTCCTGGAGCACCGCGAGGATCGGGTCGTCGGGGGTGTGCAGGCGTGGCGCGTTGTCGGGGGTGAGCACGGTGTGGACGCCGGGGAGGGCGAGCGCGTCGGCGGTGCGGACGGCGGTCACCCGCCCGCTGGGCACGGTGGCCGGCACGGGCCACGCGTACAGGCAGCCGGGCGGGGTGTGCTCCGCCGCGTAGCGCGCCGCCCCGGTGACCTTCTCCCGGGCCTCGCGGCGGACGACGGGGGCACCGAGCGGCTGGGGGGCGTGGCTCATGACGGGTCCTCGGGCGGAGTCGGGATACGGGGCGCGGGCAGGTGCCGACCGGTCAGGCGGTGGCCCGCCCGGTGAGTTCGGTGAGCGCGTCGACGGTCAGTCTGCGGGCGAGGTCCACCTTGAAGGCGTTGTCGCGCAGCGGCCGGGCGGCGGCGAGTTCGGCGGAGGCGGCGCGGGCGAAGGTCTCGGCGGTGGCCGGGGCGCCGCGCAGCACGGTCTCCGCCGCGGTCGCCCGCCAGGGGCGGTGGGCGAGACCGCCGAAGGCGAGGGCGGCGTGCTGGACGCGGCCCTCGCGCACGGTGAGGACGGCGGCCACGGAGACGAGCGCGAAGGCGTACGAGGCCCGGTCGCGGACTTTGCGGTAGAGCTGCGCCGAGCCCTCGGGCGCCGGCGGCAGGACCACTCCGGTGATCAGTTCGCCGGGGCGGATCACCGTGTCCTGGTCCGGGTTCTCCCCCGGCAGCCGGTGGAACCCGGTGACGGGCACGGTCCGTTCGCCCTCCGGCCCGTGGAGCACGACGGTGGCGTCGAGCGCCGCGAGGGCGGCGGAGAGGTCCGAGGGGTGGGTGGCGACGCAGCTCTCGGAGTGGCCGAGGACGGCGAGGTCGCGGTGGGCGCCCTCACGCGCGGGGCAACCGGTGCCGGGGGCGCGCTTGTTGCACGGTTTGGACACGTCCTGGAAGTACGGGCAGCGGGTGCGCTGGAGGAGGTTGCCGCCGGTGGTGGCGATGTTGCGCAGCTGGCCCGACGCCCCGGCGAGCAGCGCCTGGGAGAGGACCGGGTACCGCTCGCGTACGAGGGGGTGCGCGGCGAGATCGCTGTTGCGGACGGTCGCCCCGATGCGCAGCCCGCCCTCGGGGGTGGGCTCGGTGCGGTCCAGGGGCAGCCGGGTGACGTCGATGAGGACGCCCGGCGTCTCGACGCCGAGCTTCATCAGGTCGACCAGGTTGGTCCCGCCGCCGAGGAAGCGGGCGCCGGGGTGCACCGCCACCGCACGTACCGCTTCGTCGACGGAGGCGGGCCGCAGATAGCCGAGGGGTTTCATCGGGCCACGTCCTCAATCGCTTCGACGATGTGCGGATAGGCGCCGCACCGGCAGAGGTTGCCGCTCATCCGCTCCCGGATCTCGTCGGGCCCGAGGGCGACGGGGCCGCCCGCGGCGAGGGCGGCGGGCCCGGTCGCGTGGGAGGGGAAGCCCTCCTCGGCTTCGGCGAGCATGCCGACGGCGGAGCAGACCTGGCCGGGGGTGCAGTAGCCGCACTGGAGGGCGTCGCGGTCCACGAACGCCTCCTGCACGGGGTGGAGCCGGCCGTTCTCGGCCAGCCCCTCGGCCGTGGTGACACGGGCGCCGTCCTGGGCGACGGCCAACAGCAGGCAGCTGTTGGCGCGGCGGCCGTCGACCAGGACGGTGCAGGCCCCGCACTGCCCGTGGTCGCAGCCCTTCTTGGCCCCGGTGAGGCCGAGGTGTTCCCGCAGGGCGTCCAGGAGCGTGGTGCGGTGGTCGAGCGTCACCGTCCTGGCCGCGCCGTTGACGTGGAGGGTGACGGCGGAACGTCCGGGGAGGCCACCGGGCGGGCCGCCGCCCTCGGCCTCTCCCGGGGGGATCCGGAGGACGGTCTCCGCGTCCTCGACCAGCCGCTGGGGTTCCATGCGCGGGTGCCTTCCGTTCTGCCCGTCCGGACGGTGGTGGTGCGGGGCTGTGCGGGTGGGTCAGCGGCTGGTGAGCCGCAGCCTGAGTTCCTGTTCCTGGTCCCCCGCCGCGGTACCGACCTCCTCCACCGAGAACACCTCGCCGAGATGTCCTCGCAGCCGGTCCACCGCCCAGTAGCCGCCCTGGGCGTCGACGGTGACCGGCCCGGCGAGCGAGGCGGGCCCTGCGGCCTCCTTCTTCGTGGAGACGTCGACGGTCGCGGACCAGACGGTCGGGCGGGGTGTGTTCGTGTCGGCGGGCGCGTCCGCGGCGGCCCGGTCGGAGGTGAAGGAGCGGCGGAGCACCTCGAACACGGTGCTCGCGTCGTCGGTCGTGCACTCGCTCAGCGAGACCAGGACGTCGTAGTTCTCCTGATGCTCGGAAGCGGTCTTGTCGGTGGTGTTCACCATGGTTCCTTTCTCGGGAGCCGGACGCGGCGGAGCCGGCCCGCTCCCAGGCTCGCCCGGCGTCCGGAAGTCGGCGACACGGATACGGCAGTCGGCGCAGTGCCTGCCCCGGGGTCCTGCCCGGGAAGTCACCGCGTACGCGTGGCGATCACGCGCGGGGGCGGCCTACAGGGTGCGGAGCGCGGGCAGCAGCTCCTTCTCCGCCCAGGAGATGAACGACTGCTGGTGCGCCCCGCCGACCTGG from the Streptomyces sp. NBC_01335 genome contains:
- a CDS encoding FAD binding domain-containing protein; protein product: MKPLGYLRPASVDEAVRAVAVHPGARFLGGGTNLVDLMKLGVETPGVLIDVTRLPLDRTEPTPEGGLRIGATVRNSDLAAHPLVRERYPVLSQALLAGASGQLRNIATTGGNLLQRTRCPYFQDVSKPCNKRAPGTGCPAREGAHRDLAVLGHSESCVATHPSDLSAALAALDATVVLHGPEGERTVPVTGFHRLPGENPDQDTVIRPGELITGVVLPPAPEGSAQLYRKVRDRASYAFALVSVAAVLTVREGRVQHAALAFGGLAHRPWRATAAETVLRGAPATAETFARAASAELAAARPLRDNAFKVDLARRLTVDALTELTGRATA
- a CDS encoding NADP-dependent succinic semialdehyde dehydrogenase, with product MPIATVNPANGETLKTYEAIGEAEIERRIATAYDTFRTYRTTSFAERAALLEKAADLLDADRDAIARTMTLEMGKPLTAARAEAAKCAKAMRWYAAHAERLLADEHPADEDVKDSGATRARVHYRPLGVVLAVMPWNFPLWQVVRFAAPALMAGNTGLLKHASNVPQTALYLGDLFRRAGFPAGAFQTLLIGSGAVEAILRDDRVAAATLTGSEPAGRSVAATAGDTVKKTVLELGGSDPYLVLPSADVERAAKTAVTARVQNNGQSCIAAKRFIVHTDVYDAFAERFTAAMDALTVGDPLQESTDVGPLSTEQGRADLEELVDDALGKGAQALCGGGRPEGLGGELEHGWFYAPTVLAGITPEMRIHREETFGPVATLYRVSGLDEALEIANDTPFGLSSNVWTRDPDDMAACVRDLEAGGVFFNGMTASHPALPFGGVKRSGYGRELAGHGIREFCNATTVWYGPTGDGGA
- a CDS encoding ATP-binding protein, which produces MTVPLDRHYLVELQVSAERVSQLRRIVAAHLRHWSLELHVGPVCRALEELLTNVHRHVGGDNECVIELRWTGRHLTVAVADNGAGMPRLLAAGGGLSRVMALSDSWGSCRTGDGKVVWFTRYAEVPRPTGLLPRTPPDTAPESRPLPSTALA
- a CDS encoding 2Fe-2S iron-sulfur cluster-binding protein, giving the protein MEPQRLVEDAETVLRIPPGEAEGGGPPGGLPGRSAVTLHVNGAARTVTLDHRTTLLDALREHLGLTGAKKGCDHGQCGACTVLVDGRRANSCLLLAVAQDGARVTTAEGLAENGRLHPVQEAFVDRDALQCGYCTPGQVCSAVGMLAEAEEGFPSHATGPAALAAGGPVALGPDEIRERMSGNLCRCGAYPHIVEAIEDVAR
- a CDS encoding xanthine dehydrogenase family protein molybdopterin-binding subunit yields the protein MSHAPQPLGAPVVRREAREKVTGAARYAAEHTPPGCLYAWPVPATVPSGRVTAVRTADALALPGVHTVLTPDNAPRLHTPDDPILAVLQDDRVPHRGWYVALVVADSLEAARAGADAVVVEYAREPHDVVLTDDHAGLYTPEKANGGFPAVRERGDFTRAYQDAENRIDTTYRISPLHNHPMEPHATTAQWADGRLTVHDSSQGSSTVRDTLAAVFGIDTGRVTAISEHVGGGFGSKGTPRPQVVLAAMAALHTGRPVKLALPRKHLPAVVGHRAPTVHRVRIGADDDGVITALCHEVTTHTSTVKEFVEQAAVPARIMYASPHSRTVHRVAALDVPSPSWMRAPGEASGMYALESAMDELACALGIDPVELRVRNEPATEPDSGKPFSSRNLVACLREGAERFGWYDRDRRPASRQEGRWLLGTGVASATYPVLVGPSSASAHAAADGSFLVEVNATDIGTGARTVLAQIAAAALSTGADRVRVALGDSDLPTAPLAGGSSGTASWGWAVHKAAAALAARLAAHPGPLPAEGVTVRADTGEEAGAESPYARHAFGAHFAETAVDSLTGEVRVRRLLGVYAAGRILNARTARSQFIGGMVMGIGMALTEGSTLDPVYGDFTESDLAAYHVPACADVPAVEAHWIEEDDPHLNPMGSKGIGEIGIVGTAAAIGNAVRHATGARLTGLPLTPDKVLPYLP
- a CDS encoding phosphoketolase family protein, which produces MTSTAGQPAPSTTALSDDELAALDAHWRAANYLAAGQIYLMANPLLEQPLAREHIKPRLLGHWGTSPGLNLVHTHLNRVIKARSRPTLCVWGPGHGGPAVLANSWLEGSYSETYPDISRDAEGMGALFKQFSFPGGVPSHVAPETPGSVHEGGELGYALTHAYGAAFDHPDLLVACVIGDGEAETGPLAASWHSNKFLDPVHDGAVLPILHLNGYKIANPTVLARLPEDELDQLLRGYGHDPIHVSGDDPAEVHRALAAALDVALDRIGEYQRAARGGRSTGRPRWPMIVLRTPKGWTGPEEVDGLPVEGTWRAHQVPLSGVRDNRDHLRQLEAWLRSYRPEELFDDAGRPTAQVLSVIPEGDLRLGATPYANGGLLLRDLPVPPLDDHAVTVDKPGASSHEPTRVLGQLLEGVMAATAGRRDFRLVGPDETASNRLDAVYGASGKAWQEKILPTDENLARDGRVMEILSEHLCQGWLEGYLLTGRHGLFSSYEAFAHIVDSMVNQHIKWLRTSRRLPWRRPIASLNYLLSSHVWRQDHNGFSHQDPGFVDHILNKSPEVVRVYLPPDTNTLLSTADHVLRSRDYVNVIVSGKQPTFDWLTMDQARAHCARGAGVWEWAGTENGSREPDVVLACAGDVPTLETLAAADLLRRHLPDLAVRVVNVVDMTRLLPHGEHPHGMPDSEYDALFTRDKPVIFAYHGYPWLIHRLAYRRAGHANLHVRGYKEEGTTTTPFDMVVRNDLDRYRLVMDVVDRVPGLGVRAVAVRQAMADARTRHHAYIREFGEDMPEVADWTWTG